The proteins below are encoded in one region of Sideroxydans lithotrophicus ES-1:
- a CDS encoding M48 family metalloprotease, with protein sequence MRTFITFLIVTAALLSSGCATNPVSGQQDFVMMSEQQEIALGRSADAQVRKQYKVYDNPALQSYVNRVGQNIARHSHRPNLNYHFTVLDSPEVNAFALPGGYVYITRGIMAYLNSEAELAAVLGHEIGHVTARHGVRQQSAAQAANIGISLASIFVPELNTQIGQNLTNLFGGALLSGYGREHELEADRLGAQYLARTDYDPQAMIRVIGVLKNQEAFDAVVARQEGREPSHYHGTFATHPDNDTRLQQVVGEASHLTVVNPVENKSEFLKETDGLAFEDSVDEGVVRNNKFMHPALGIALTFPPEWSVKNTPTQLIALSPKSDATIQLKIDDKPSGTVAEYVHRTIGNGTPVETLEIEKLHAAIGSANNTVLGIIYYDRKAFLVQCDAKTSAAIDAERTAMKTTIRSFHVLSAAERKQIKPLEIKLITARKGDTYAKLAQHSPLGKNAESYLRLINAQYPQGEPATGQTLKVIE encoded by the coding sequence ATGCGTACCTTCATCACATTCCTGATCGTCACTGCCGCCCTGCTGTCGAGCGGATGCGCGACCAACCCGGTCAGCGGCCAACAGGATTTCGTGATGATGTCGGAACAACAGGAGATCGCCCTGGGCCGTTCCGCCGATGCCCAGGTGCGCAAGCAATACAAGGTATATGACAACCCGGCCCTGCAGAGTTACGTCAACCGTGTGGGGCAAAATATCGCCAGGCACAGCCACCGGCCGAACCTGAATTACCACTTCACCGTGCTCGATTCGCCGGAGGTCAATGCCTTCGCATTGCCTGGCGGTTACGTGTACATCACGCGCGGCATCATGGCTTACCTGAATTCGGAGGCCGAACTGGCGGCAGTACTCGGGCACGAGATCGGCCACGTCACCGCGCGCCACGGCGTGCGCCAGCAGAGCGCAGCCCAGGCTGCCAATATCGGCATCTCGCTCGCCTCCATCTTCGTGCCGGAACTGAACACCCAGATCGGACAGAATCTGACCAACCTGTTCGGTGGTGCCCTGCTCTCCGGCTATGGACGCGAACATGAACTCGAAGCCGACCGCCTGGGTGCACAGTACCTGGCGCGCACCGATTACGACCCACAGGCGATGATCCGCGTAATCGGCGTGCTGAAAAATCAGGAAGCATTCGACGCAGTGGTCGCCAGGCAGGAAGGCCGCGAGCCGAGCCACTATCACGGCACCTTCGCCACTCACCCCGATAACGACACGCGCCTGCAGCAAGTAGTGGGCGAGGCCAGCCACCTGACCGTCGTCAACCCCGTCGAGAACAAAAGCGAGTTCCTGAAGGAGACTGACGGACTAGCTTTTGAAGACAGCGTCGACGAAGGCGTGGTGCGCAACAACAAGTTCATGCACCCCGCCCTCGGCATCGCGCTCACCTTCCCACCGGAGTGGAGCGTGAAGAACACTCCTACACAACTCATCGCGCTCAGCCCCAAGAGCGATGCCACCATCCAGCTGAAGATCGACGACAAGCCCTCCGGCACAGTGGCGGAGTATGTGCACCGCACCATCGGCAACGGCACGCCGGTCGAGACGCTGGAGATAGAAAAACTGCATGCCGCCATCGGCAGCGCCAACAACACTGTGCTCGGCATCATCTATTACGACCGCAAAGCCTTCCTGGTCCAGTGCGATGCCAAGACGAGTGCGGCCATCGACGCAGAACGGACTGCGATGAAAACCACCATCCGCAGCTTCCATGTACTGAGCGCAGCCGAGCGCAAACAGATCAAGCCGCTGGAGATCAAACTCATCACTGCCAGAAAGGGCGACACTTACGCCAAGCTGGCACAACACTCGCCGTTGGGTAAGAATGCGGAAAGTTACCTGCGCCTCATCAACGCACAATACCCGCAAGGCGAACCTGCCACAGGACAAACGCTCAAGGTCATCGAATAG
- a CDS encoding ArnT family glycosyltransferase, translated as MYAYYTKLKEPDITPIKAGFLFLLCAAWTLTGLVGHDPWKPDEAYGFGLIYHFIQNSDWIVPTLSGEPYLDKPPLYYWTAAVFAKALSPVLPLHDGARLATGFYTGLTLLFVGLSGRELFGNNRGWPAAIILIGCLGMLVRAHEILTDNALLSGCAMMLYGYALSLRRAKLAGIFIGVGLGIGFMSKGFIAPMLFLLISIGLLLFRHWRTRNYFATLAIALLCALPWFAIWPWLLFQHSPHLFIEWIWTRNIGRWFNFARNGNFREAFYYLKALPWMAWPAAPLAAWTVWEARKRIVQEPEFQLLLTSFVVMLVTLSFVPDINDQNGMPMLLPVALLATAALSTVRRGAANALDWFGIMTFALLAIGLWWGWAGLLLDNNAKITHWLKDYQPGFVPSFEAIPFWIAVSITVLWIVLVWRVGRSVRRSLINWASGVTLLWILVMTLWLPWLDSGKSYRHMIEDLVTNLPQKYHCIAGVRIGDSQRAMLLYFGDLDPRRRATHVCDLLLVQGNRIAKPIEDEIGWEKIWEGGRKGDQNERFRLYRRVRN; from the coding sequence ATGTACGCCTATTACACCAAGCTAAAAGAGCCTGACATCACGCCGATCAAGGCGGGCTTCCTGTTCCTGCTGTGCGCTGCCTGGACGCTTACCGGACTGGTCGGGCACGATCCGTGGAAGCCGGACGAGGCCTATGGCTTCGGTCTGATCTACCACTTCATCCAGAACAGCGACTGGATCGTTCCGACACTTTCCGGCGAACCTTACCTGGACAAACCGCCGCTGTATTACTGGACCGCTGCCGTGTTTGCCAAGGCGCTCTCGCCCGTCCTGCCGCTGCACGATGGCGCGCGACTGGCGACCGGTTTCTATACCGGACTCACGCTGCTGTTCGTCGGCCTCAGCGGGCGCGAGCTGTTCGGCAACAATCGCGGCTGGCCCGCAGCCATCATCCTCATCGGCTGCCTCGGCATGCTGGTGCGCGCGCACGAGATCCTCACCGACAATGCATTGCTCAGCGGCTGCGCCATGATGCTGTACGGCTATGCACTCAGCCTGCGGCGCGCAAAACTGGCCGGCATATTCATCGGTGTCGGCCTGGGTATCGGCTTCATGAGCAAGGGCTTCATCGCACCGATGCTGTTCCTGTTGATCAGCATCGGCCTGCTGTTGTTCCGCCACTGGCGCACGCGCAACTACTTCGCCACGCTGGCCATCGCATTGCTGTGCGCGCTTCCCTGGTTCGCGATCTGGCCCTGGCTGCTGTTCCAGCATTCACCGCATCTGTTCATCGAATGGATATGGACGCGCAACATCGGCCGCTGGTTCAACTTTGCCCGTAACGGCAATTTCCGCGAAGCCTTCTATTACCTGAAAGCCCTGCCCTGGATGGCATGGCCAGCTGCCCCACTGGCGGCATGGACCGTATGGGAGGCACGCAAGCGCATCGTGCAGGAACCCGAGTTCCAGCTGTTGCTGACCAGCTTCGTCGTCATGCTCGTCACCTTGAGTTTCGTGCCGGACATCAACGACCAGAACGGCATGCCCATGCTGTTGCCGGTCGCGCTGCTCGCCACCGCGGCTCTTTCCACCGTGCGCCGCGGTGCGGCGAATGCGCTGGACTGGTTCGGCATCATGACTTTCGCCCTGCTCGCCATCGGACTGTGGTGGGGCTGGGCCGGCCTGCTGCTCGACAACAATGCCAAGATCACCCATTGGCTGAAGGACTACCAGCCCGGCTTCGTCCCGTCCTTCGAGGCGATCCCGTTCTGGATCGCCGTCTCGATCACCGTGTTATGGATCGTACTGGTGTGGCGCGTCGGACGTTCGGTGCGCCGCTCGCTCATCAACTGGGCTTCGGGCGTCACCCTGCTGTGGATACTCGTCATGACGCTGTGGTTGCCGTGGCTGGATAGCGGCAAAAGCTATCGCCACATGATCGAAGACCTCGTAACGAACCTGCCGCAGAAATACCACTGCATCGCCGGCGTGCGCATCGGCGACAGCCAGCGCGCCATGCTGCTGTACTTTGGCGACCTGGATCCGCGCCGCCGGGCGACGCATGTATGCGACCTGCTGCTGGTGCAGGGCAACCGCATCGCCAAACCCATCGAGGACGAGATCGGCTGGGAGAAGATATGGGAAGGCGGTCGCAAGGGCGACCAGAACGAGCGCTTCCGGCTTTACCGTCGCGTCAGGAATTAA
- the tsaD gene encoding tRNA (adenosine(37)-N6)-threonylcarbamoyltransferase complex transferase subunit TsaD: MNIVKLILGIESSCDETGIALYHTERGLLAHTLHSQIALHNEYGGVVPELASRDHVRHALPLIRSALQKAGCALSDIDAIAYTQGPGLSGALLVGSSIACALAYTLDVPTIGVHHLEGHLLSPLLSRPAPEFPFVALLVSGGHTQLMRVDGVGHYTLLGESVDDAAGEAFDKSAKLLGLDYPGGALLSKLAQRGTPGRFKLPRPMLHSGNLDFSFSGLKTAVLTLVNQQIDIPHPNPDGTTSHSTKPASGQVAGYLPEGEGANESLREFPTPEQTRADIAHAAQEAIVDVLVNKALAALKQTGLNQLVVAGGVGANQLLRSRLNASVGKHDGNVFYPELEFCTDNGAMIAFAGAMRLQQQVAQRDYRFNVKPRWDLREMNYAD; the protein is encoded by the coding sequence ATGAATATCGTGAAATTGATATTGGGCATCGAATCTTCCTGCGACGAGACCGGCATCGCGCTGTACCACACCGAACGCGGCCTGCTCGCGCATACGCTGCATTCGCAAATCGCATTGCATAATGAATATGGCGGTGTAGTGCCTGAACTCGCATCGCGCGATCATGTCCGTCATGCGTTGCCGCTGATCCGCAGCGCCCTGCAAAAAGCAGGATGTGCACTCAGCGACATCGATGCCATCGCCTATACGCAGGGCCCCGGTCTGTCCGGTGCCTTGCTGGTCGGTTCAAGTATCGCCTGCGCACTGGCCTATACGCTGGATGTACCCACCATCGGCGTCCATCATCTTGAAGGACACCTGCTTTCTCCGCTGCTGTCCAGGCCAGCGCCCGAATTCCCGTTTGTCGCACTGCTGGTCTCCGGCGGGCATACCCAATTGATGCGCGTAGATGGCGTCGGCCATTACACCCTGCTCGGCGAATCGGTGGATGACGCCGCGGGCGAAGCCTTCGACAAAAGCGCAAAGTTATTGGGGCTGGACTACCCCGGCGGGGCATTGCTATCGAAACTGGCCCAACGCGGCACACCGGGGCGCTTCAAGCTGCCGCGCCCGATGCTGCACAGCGGAAATCTGGATTTCAGTTTCAGCGGACTGAAGACGGCTGTGCTCACACTGGTGAATCAACAAATAGACATCCCTCACCCCAACCCTGATGGAACTACTAGCCATTCGACTAAGCCCGCAAGCGGGCAAGTCGCTGGTTATCTCCCGGAGGGAGAGGGGGCAAACGAATCGCTTCGCGAATTTCCAACTCCCGAACAGACCCGGGCCGACATCGCGCACGCGGCACAAGAAGCCATCGTGGATGTGCTGGTGAACAAGGCATTGGCAGCACTCAAGCAGACCGGATTGAATCAATTAGTCGTGGCGGGCGGTGTGGGTGCGAACCAGCTGTTACGCAGCCGCCTGAATGCGTCTGTCGGCAAGCACGACGGAAACGTGTTCTACCCTGAGCTGGAGTTCTGCACCGACAATGGTGCGATGATCGCCTTTGCCGGCGCGATGCGATTACAACAGCAGGTTGCGCAGCGCGACTATCGGTTCAACGTCAAGCCGCGCTGGGATCTGCGCGAAATGAATTACGCCGACTGA
- the folB gene encoding dihydroneopterin aldolase, with protein MDIIFLRELKVVTLIGIYEWEKRVPQMLQLDLDIALPNSRACHSDDIKDALDYAQVAQHIQTVLSDGHFSLLETLAEHIAQIILKDFNAPWVKVSVAKLQAIRNCKQVGICIERGQVR; from the coding sequence ATGGACATCATATTTCTGCGCGAACTCAAAGTCGTCACCCTCATCGGCATATATGAGTGGGAAAAGCGCGTACCGCAGATGCTGCAACTCGACCTCGATATCGCCCTGCCGAACAGCCGCGCCTGCCACAGCGACGACATCAAGGATGCGCTGGACTATGCGCAAGTCGCCCAGCATATCCAGACCGTACTGAGCGACGGCCATTTTTCCCTGCTCGAGACCTTGGCCGAGCACATCGCCCAGATCATCCTCAAGGACTTCAATGCCCCCTGGGTCAAGGTCAGCGTGGCCAAGTTGCAGGCCATCCGCAACTGCAAACAGGTCGGCATCTGCATCGAGCGCGGGCAGGTGCGCTAG
- the plsY gene encoding glycerol-3-phosphate 1-O-acyltransferase PlsY, which produces MPTLIFVVSAYLIGSVSFAVLMSKAFGLADPRTYGSGNPGATNVLRSGKKAAAALTLLGDAAKGWLAVLLAIRFAPHDDGGLLMVAMVAVAVFLGHVFPIFLKFKGGKGVATALGVLLALSVWMGLAVLATWLLMAVAFRYSSLAALVAAIAAPIYAMLLHLRPELVFATAIMSMLLIWRHKSNIQNLMTGKESRIGGKKKADSQSA; this is translated from the coding sequence ATGCCCACCCTAATCTTTGTTGTGTCCGCTTACCTGATCGGTTCGGTTTCTTTCGCGGTGCTGATGAGCAAGGCGTTCGGTCTTGCCGATCCTCGCACTTACGGCTCCGGCAATCCGGGAGCGACCAACGTGCTGCGCAGCGGCAAGAAAGCGGCAGCAGCGCTGACCCTGCTCGGCGATGCAGCAAAAGGCTGGCTGGCGGTGTTGCTGGCGATCCGGTTTGCCCCCCACGACGATGGAGGTTTGTTGATGGTGGCGATGGTGGCTGTGGCCGTCTTCCTCGGCCACGTATTCCCCATCTTCCTGAAGTTCAAGGGTGGCAAGGGCGTGGCGACCGCTTTGGGGGTATTGCTGGCATTGAGTGTGTGGATGGGGCTGGCCGTGCTGGCCACCTGGTTGTTGATGGCGGTGGCGTTCCGCTATTCCTCGCTGGCGGCGTTGGTCGCTGCGATCGCTGCGCCGATATATGCCATGCTGCTCCATTTGCGTCCCGAGCTGGTCTTTGCAACGGCGATCATGTCCATGCTGCTGATCTGGCGGCACAAGAGCAACATCCAGAACCTGATGACAGGCAAGGAAAGCAGGATCGGCGGCAAGAAAAAGGCTGATTCTCAGTCGGCGTAA
- the rpmE gene encoding 50S ribosomal protein L31: MKAAIHPEYKEIAVTCSCGNKFNTRSTMSKSELHVEVCSECHPFYTGTQKIVDTAGRIEKFRSKYNTGAKTAA, translated from the coding sequence ATGAAAGCCGCCATTCACCCTGAATACAAAGAGATCGCAGTGACATGCAGCTGCGGCAACAAGTTCAACACCCGCTCCACCATGAGCAAATCGGAGCTGCACGTCGAAGTATGTTCCGAGTGCCATCCGTTCTACACCGGCACACAGAAGATCGTCGACACAGCCGGCCGCATCGAGAAGTTCCGCAGCAAGTACAATACCGGCGCCAAGACCGCCGCTTGA